The following DNA comes from Enterobacter sp. SA187.
CGGCATGAAACAGCGCGTGGCGCTGGCGCGCGCCTGGCTGCCGGAACCGGAAGTGCTGCTGCTTGACGAGCCGTTTGGCGCGCTTGACGCCCAGACGCGCCTGATGATGCAGGAATTGCTGCGCAACGCCTGGCTGGAAACGGACACCACGCTGCTGTTTGTCACCCACGACGTGGAAGAAGCGCTGTTCCTCGCCGATCGCATCCTGATCATGTCGGCAAAACCCGGCAAGATCGTGGAAGAAATTGTCAGTCCCTTCGGTCGCGAGCGCGACATTGAATCCCTGGTGGAACACCCGCGCTACGGCGAAATCAAGCATCACGTTCTGCATCGCGTCCGTCAGGAGGCAAAGCGTCATCTGAGTTAACCCCTTCATCAACCGACATCACAAAAAGGTGGAAGCAATGAGCATTAGCGAGTTAACCGCACGACTGGAACAGAGCCTTAATCAACACCGCGACGAGTACATCGCCATCTCAAAAGATATTCATGCGCACCCGGAAACCGGTAACAATGAATATTACGCCAGCGGCCTGCTGACGGCGCTGCTGGCGAAAAATGGCTTTACCGTCACGGCCAACGTCGCCGGTCACGAAACCGCCTTCTATGCGGTAAAAGAGAGCGGCAGGCCAGGGCCGACCATTGCTTATCTCGCCGAATTTGATGCGCTGATCGATATCGGCCACGCCTGTGGACATAACATCATCGGCGTTTCCAGCATCGCCGCCGCCATTGCCCTGAGCCAGACGCTGGATAAAACCGGCGGCAAAGTCGTGGTGCTGGGCACGCCTGCGGAAGAGGGCGGGCTGCGGGGTAAAGGTGGACCGAATGGCAACGTGAAAGCCCGCTTTGTTGAGCACGGATTCCTGCGGGATGTAGACGCGGCGATGATGGTGCATCCGGGTGGCAGAACGCGTCTGACCGGGCCGTTCCTTGCCAATAACCATCTCTACTTCCACTTTTATGGAAAACCCTCCCATGCGGGCAGCTCGCCGCACAAAGGGGTCAACGCGCTGGACGCGCTGGTGCTGCTCTATAACGGCATCAGCGTGCTGCGCCAGCAACTGCCGGACGGCGTGCGCGTCCATGGCATCATCACTAATGGCGGCCAGGCGCCGAACGTGATCCCTGAATACGCCTCGGCGCATTTTTATATCCGCGCGGAAAGCCGTGAGGCCGTTGAAGCGCTGGAGCCACGCATCCGGGCGATTGCCGAGGGCGCTGCGCTGGCGACCGGCGCGACGGTAAAAATTGAACATCAGGTCGGCCCGCGGGATTTCAACATCAATGACACGCTGAATAACCTGTTTCTTGAAGAGTTCACGGCAGTGGGCGAACCGGTCGATCTCAGCGCCAAAGAGGGCAAAGGATCGACGGACGTCGGCGACATCAGCCATGCAGTGCCCACTGCGCATCCGTCCATCAAGATTGGCCCGGACGATTTGATCGGCCACACGGTCGCCTTCCGCGAAGCCGCCAACTCTGAAAAAGGGTACGAAGCCTTAATCACCGGGGCGCTGGTGCTGGCGCGCGCCGGGCTGCGGCTGCTCACCGAGCCTGCGCTGCTTCAGGCGGCGAAGGATGAATTTGCCGGACGACCTACCACCTCAAACGCGGCCTGATCGCCACCGGAGCCAGAAAAACAATGAAAATGACATTCTCTGCCGCCGCACTGCTGCTGGCGGCGGCTTTACCCTGGGGAAGCGCACTGGCCGAAGCCGTGAACCGTAATGCGACGCTGAACATCGCCTATGGTAACCGGCCCGGCACTCTCGATCCGTATCTCACCACCAATAACGCCACCTCTGATGTGGATCGCCATATCTTTGAAGAGCTGTTCACCATCAACGATAAGTTTGAGCCGGTGCCGGATCTGGTGGCGTCCTATACGCTGAGTGACGATCGCAAAACCTACACCTTCGTGCTGCGCGACGACGTGAAGTTCCACGATGGTCAGCCGCTCACCGCCGATGACGTGGTGGCTTCCATGACGCGCTGGCTGGCGGTATCGACGCAGGGTAAAGCTAACCTGCCGGGGGCGCAGTTCAGCAAGGTGGACGACAAAACCGTGCGCCTCACGCTGCCGGAGCCTTCGCTAATCGCCCTTAACGTGCTGGCGGACGTGAAAAACATCGCCGCCATCATGCCCAAACGCCTGATCGACCAGGCCAACAGCAGCAAAAAACCGGTCACCGAGCTTATCGGTACCGGGCCATACAAACTCGCGGAGTTTAAACAGGGCGAGTATTTACATCTGACGCGCTATGACGGCTTTGTGTCGCGCAAAGAGCCGTCCAGCGGACTTTCCGGCGCTAAGCCAGCCAACGTAAAAGACATCTGGTTCCGCTATATCACCGATGAATCCACGCGGCTGGCCGGAGCGATGACCGGCGAATACGACATTGTGTTTAACCTGCCGAAAGACAATATCGATGCCCTTACCAACGCGCCGGATCTGAGCCTGGCGCGGCCCGAAAGCGGCGGTTCGCTGATCACCTATCTGTTCAACAAACAGCAAGGGCCGTTCGCTGACCTAAAGCTTAGACAGGCGTTTAACCTCGCGCTCGACGTGCACCAGACGCTGCTGGCGGGCTACAGCGATCCGCGTTTCTTTAAAGAAGATCCGTCGCTGGGATTCCCGAATCAGGTGGACTGGTACAGCGAGGCGGGCAAGCCATTCTGGAACCAGCATAAACTCGAGGAGGCTCGCAAACTGGTTAAAGAATCCGGTTATAAGGGCGAAGAAGTGGTGATTATCGCCACCAAAGAGTATGCAGAGCTGTATAACCTGGCGATTGTCGCCCAGCAGGTGCTGAAACAGATCGGCGTCAAATCCCGGCTGGACGTCTACGACTGGCCGACGGTACTGCAACGCCGTCAGGATCCGAAGAACTTCGATCTGTGTGCGCTGGAGTTCTCCATGCGTCAGGTGCTGCACCAGTATCCCTTCCTCGACTCCCGGGCGAAGTTTCCGGGTCTGAGCAACAGTCAGGAAATCGATGCGGCGCTTGATGGCATCAAGCAGGCGGCATCGCTGAAAGAAGCGCGGCCACTGGTGGATAAACTGAACGTGCTGACCTGGCAGTATCTGCCGGTTATCGTGCTTGGTCATACCACGCCTGAGCCGGTCGCCCTGAAGAAAAACGTGCACGGCTACCATGATCTGATTGGGCCGGTGCTGTGGAATGTTACCGTCACGCCGTAACCGGAGACGTCTATGAAGTGGTTCTTGTTTCACCGGCTGATGGCGCTGCTGCCCGTGCTGCTGGTGGTATCGCTGGTGGTGTTTTGCCTGGTGCATCTTGCGCCGGGCGATCCGGTGCTGGTGATCCTCGGCAATGACGCCAGCCCGCAGGACATTGCCGCGCTGCGCCAGCAGATGGGGCTGGATCAGCCGCTGCTGATGCAATTTGTGCGCTGGGCGGGGGCGGTGTTGTCCGGCGATCTGGGCCACTCGCTGTTTCTCAATGCCAGCGTCAGCGAGCTGTTTTTACAGCATCTCACCCCGACGCTGGCCCTTGCACTGTACGCGCAGCTGATTGCGCTGGTGCTGGGGCTGGGGAGCGGGGCGATCAGCGCCTGGCAGCATGGCGGCATGGCCGACCGGATCATTCGCGCGCTGGCTACCTTCGGCATGTCGGTACCGGGCTTTCTGCTCGGCCTGTTCCTGATCTTCTTTTTCGCCGTGCAGCTGCGCTGGTTTCCGGTGGTGGGCTATCGCTCCACCAACGAAAACGGTCTGCAAAATCTCTGGTATCTGACGCTGCCCGCCATTGCGCTCGGTTTTCGTATTGCCGCGCTGATCTCACGCATGACCCGCGCGGTAATGCTCGACGTGCTGCAGGAGAATTTTATTCATACCGCCCGCGCCAAAGGCGTGCCCGAGCGCATGGTGCTGCTGCGCCATACGCTGAAAAACGCCCTGATCCCGGTGCTGACCATCTGCGGGGAATCCTTCGCCTCGCTGGTCACCGGCACCATCGTCATCGAAAGCGTATTCGGCATTCCCGGCGTCGGCTCGCTGGTGGTGGACTCCATCGAGCGGCGGGATTTCACGGTGATCCAGGGCGTGGTGCTGCTGATCACCGTCTGTTACGTGCTGATTAATCTGGCGGTGGACGTGCTCAGCTATATGGTCGATCCACGCCTGTCCGTCGAGGGGAGTGAAAGCGCATGACGCGAAACAAACTCTGGCTATGGTGCGGCGTGCTGGCGGGCATTGTGCTGCTCTCGGTGTGCGGCACCTTTTTCAGCCCTTACGATCCTTATGCTATCGATCCGCTCAGCCGCCTGAAGGCCCCCGGCGCGGCGCACTGGTTTGGCACCGATAACTTTGGCCGCGATCTGTTTGTGCGCGTGGCGCTGGCGGTGCGGGTATCGTTTTCCGTCGGGGCGGCGGTGGCGGTAATAGCCGGGGCGATCGGCATGCTGACCGGGCTGCTCTGCGCCTGGTATCGCCCGGTGGATCGCATTCTGATGCGCGTCTGCGACGGGCTGTTCGCCTTTCCGTCGTTGCTGCTGGCTATCGCTATTGTCGGCGTGCTGGGGCCGAACATCGCTAACGTTGTGCTGGCGCTGTCGCTGGTATACGTGCCGTCCATTGCGCGGGTGATCCGCGGCGCAGCGCTGGTTATCAAAGAGAAAAATTTCATTGAAGCCCTGCGCGCGCAGGGAGCCTCCCCGGCGCGCATTATCTGGCTACATCTGCTGCCGAACGTGCTGTCGCCGCTGATTGTGCAGGTCACCTGGGTGTTCTCAGTGGCTATTCTGACCGAGGCCGCGCTGAGCTTTTTAGGATCCGGCGTGCCTGCGCCCACGCCCAGCCTCGGCAATCTGCTGCTGGAGGGAAAAGCAGTGATCTTTACCGCCTGGTGGATGACCTTTTTTCCCGGCATCGCCATTGTGCTGCTGATCCTCGCGCTGAATATTATCGGCGACGACCTGCGCGACAGCGCCGAGCCGGGGCTGAAACCGCTGCCGCAGCGTGTCCTGCGCCTGCTGAAAAAAGGGGAGCAACATGGTTAATCCGCCGCCGCTGTTAAGCGTCAAAGATTTGCGGGTGAATTTCGCCACGCCGCAGGGCGTGGTGGCCCCGGTGCGCGGCGTCTCCTTTACCGTTCATCATCATGAAACGCTGGGCATCATCGGTGAATCCGGTTGCGGGAAAAGCGTCACCGCGCAGGCGCTGATGGGGCTATTGTCCCCGCGCACCAGCCGCACTGAAGGTGAAATCGCCCTCGGCGGTCAACGCCTCGACACGCTCCCGGCAACGGCACGTCGTCGGCGCTGCGGCGGCGAGATGGCGATGATTTTCCAGGATCCGCTCTCCAGCCTGAACCCGGTGCTGACTATCGGCTTTCAGATTGAAGAAAGCCTGAAGCTGCATACCGCGTTAAACCGGGCGCAGCGCCAGCAAAAACGGCTGCGCCTGCTGGAGCAGGTGGGCATTGCTGATGCCGCCCGCTGCGTCAACGCCTGGCCCCATGAGCTTTCCGGCGGCATGCGCCAGCGGGTGATGATCGCCATGGCGATCGCCAGTGCTCCGTCGCTGCTGATTGCCGATGAGCCGACCACCGCGCTGGACGCCACTATCCAGGCGCAAATCCTGCAACTGCTGGACGACATCAAACAGCAGAGCGGAATGGGGATCATCTTTATTACCCACGACCTGAGCGTGGTGGCGCGGCTGTGTCAGCGCGTGGTGGTGCTCTACGCCGGGCAGGTGGTGGAGGAAACGGACGTGATGACGCTGTTCGAAAATCCCCGCCATCCCTATACCCGCGCGCTGCTGGCGGCGCGGCCCTCGCTGTCCCACACGCCGAAGACGCGGCTGGAGGAGATCCGCGGCAGCGTCCCGGCGCTGGATGCGCTGCCGGGCGGCTGTACCTTTGCCGATCGCTGTCCGCTGGCGACCGCCACCTGTCGCGCACAGCCGCCGCAGCTGCGCCCGCTCGGCGGTCACGGTCATCAGGTGCGCTGCTGGCGCGCAGAAGAAACGGGAGTCATGCCATGAATAAGCCGTTGCTGAACGTACAGCATCTGTCCAAAACCTTTACCCGCCGCGGGCACAGCGTGCAGGCGGTGCAGGACGTCAGTTTTAACATCCATGCCGGGGAAACCTACGCGCTGGTCGGCGAATCCGGCAGCGGTAAAAGCACCATCGGGCGCACTCTTCTCGGTTTAACCCCGGCCTCCGGCGGGCGGGTGGATTTCAACGGCCAGTCGCTGCTGGATCTCAGCGCCGCCGGATGGCGCAGCGTGCGCAAAGACATTCAGATGATCTTCCAGGATCCGCTCTCCACGCTCGATCCAAAGCGCACCATTGGCTACAGCATTGAGGAACCATTGATCATTCACGGCGAACGCGATGCGCAGCGTCGTAAAAAAGCGGTGGCGGCGATGCTGGAACAGGTCGGTCTGCGGGCGCAGGATGCCGGACGTTATCCGCAGGCGTTTTCAGGCGGACAGCGCCAGCGTATCGGCATCGCGCGGGCGCTGATCCTGCGTCCGAAGCTGATCATCTGCGATGAACCGGTGTCGGCGCTGGACGTTTCCATTCAGTCACAGGTGCTGAATCTGCTGATGGATTTGCAGCGCGACTATGGCCTCGCCTACCTGTTTATCTCTCACGATCTCAATGTGGTGCGTCACGTGGCGGATCGGGTTGGCGTGATGTATCGCGGACAACTGGTGGAAGAGGCGACCAGCGCGCAGCTTTTTGCCCATCCGCAGCATGACTACACGCGCTGGCTGCTGTCGGCGATACTGCCTGCGCATCCCGCAGAAAAAAACCGGCTTCCTGCGGCGGTGAATGCGTAACGGGGAAGGACGTCCGGGGGCGTCGTGGGTTATAATGGGCGGGAAACACCCTTTTAACCTCTACTGAGTACCCTTCATGAGTGAAATGATTTATGGCATC
Coding sequences within:
- a CDS encoding M20 family metallopeptidase, with amino-acid sequence MSISELTARLEQSLNQHRDEYIAISKDIHAHPETGNNEYYASGLLTALLAKNGFTVTANVAGHETAFYAVKESGRPGPTIAYLAEFDALIDIGHACGHNIIGVSSIAAAIALSQTLDKTGGKVVVLGTPAEEGGLRGKGGPNGNVKARFVEHGFLRDVDAAMMVHPGGRTRLTGPFLANNHLYFHFYGKPSHAGSSPHKGVNALDALVLLYNGISVLRQQLPDGVRVHGIITNGGQAPNVIPEYASAHFYIRAESREAVEALEPRIRAIAEGAALATGATVKIEHQVGPRDFNINDTLNNLFLEEFTAVGEPVDLSAKEGKGSTDVGDISHAVPTAHPSIKIGPDDLIGHTVAFREAANSEKGYEALITGALVLARAGLRLLTEPALLQAAKDEFAGRPTTSNAA
- a CDS encoding ABC transporter substrate-binding protein produces the protein MKMTFSAAALLLAAALPWGSALAEAVNRNATLNIAYGNRPGTLDPYLTTNNATSDVDRHIFEELFTINDKFEPVPDLVASYTLSDDRKTYTFVLRDDVKFHDGQPLTADDVVASMTRWLAVSTQGKANLPGAQFSKVDDKTVRLTLPEPSLIALNVLADVKNIAAIMPKRLIDQANSSKKPVTELIGTGPYKLAEFKQGEYLHLTRYDGFVSRKEPSSGLSGAKPANVKDIWFRYITDESTRLAGAMTGEYDIVFNLPKDNIDALTNAPDLSLARPESGGSLITYLFNKQQGPFADLKLRQAFNLALDVHQTLLAGYSDPRFFKEDPSLGFPNQVDWYSEAGKPFWNQHKLEEARKLVKESGYKGEEVVIIATKEYAELYNLAIVAQQVLKQIGVKSRLDVYDWPTVLQRRQDPKNFDLCALEFSMRQVLHQYPFLDSRAKFPGLSNSQEIDAALDGIKQAASLKEARPLVDKLNVLTWQYLPVIVLGHTTPEPVALKKNVHGYHDLIGPVLWNVTVTP
- a CDS encoding ABC transporter permease — encoded protein: MKWFLFHRLMALLPVLLVVSLVVFCLVHLAPGDPVLVILGNDASPQDIAALRQQMGLDQPLLMQFVRWAGAVLSGDLGHSLFLNASVSELFLQHLTPTLALALYAQLIALVLGLGSGAISAWQHGGMADRIIRALATFGMSVPGFLLGLFLIFFFAVQLRWFPVVGYRSTNENGLQNLWYLTLPAIALGFRIAALISRMTRAVMLDVLQENFIHTARAKGVPERMVLLRHTLKNALIPVLTICGESFASLVTGTIVIESVFGIPGVGSLVVDSIERRDFTVIQGVVLLITVCYVLINLAVDVLSYMVDPRLSVEGSESA
- a CDS encoding ABC transporter permease, giving the protein MTRNKLWLWCGVLAGIVLLSVCGTFFSPYDPYAIDPLSRLKAPGAAHWFGTDNFGRDLFVRVALAVRVSFSVGAAVAVIAGAIGMLTGLLCAWYRPVDRILMRVCDGLFAFPSLLLAIAIVGVLGPNIANVVLALSLVYVPSIARVIRGAALVIKEKNFIEALRAQGASPARIIWLHLLPNVLSPLIVQVTWVFSVAILTEAALSFLGSGVPAPTPSLGNLLLEGKAVIFTAWWMTFFPGIAIVLLILALNIIGDDLRDSAEPGLKPLPQRVLRLLKKGEQHG
- a CDS encoding ABC transporter ATP-binding protein — protein: MVNPPPLLSVKDLRVNFATPQGVVAPVRGVSFTVHHHETLGIIGESGCGKSVTAQALMGLLSPRTSRTEGEIALGGQRLDTLPATARRRRCGGEMAMIFQDPLSSLNPVLTIGFQIEESLKLHTALNRAQRQQKRLRLLEQVGIADAARCVNAWPHELSGGMRQRVMIAMAIASAPSLLIADEPTTALDATIQAQILQLLDDIKQQSGMGIIFITHDLSVVARLCQRVVVLYAGQVVEETDVMTLFENPRHPYTRALLAARPSLSHTPKTRLEEIRGSVPALDALPGGCTFADRCPLATATCRAQPPQLRPLGGHGHQVRCWRAEETGVMP
- a CDS encoding ABC transporter ATP-binding protein — encoded protein: MNKPLLNVQHLSKTFTRRGHSVQAVQDVSFNIHAGETYALVGESGSGKSTIGRTLLGLTPASGGRVDFNGQSLLDLSAAGWRSVRKDIQMIFQDPLSTLDPKRTIGYSIEEPLIIHGERDAQRRKKAVAAMLEQVGLRAQDAGRYPQAFSGGQRQRIGIARALILRPKLIICDEPVSALDVSIQSQVLNLLMDLQRDYGLAYLFISHDLNVVRHVADRVGVMYRGQLVEEATSAQLFAHPQHDYTRWLLSAILPAHPAEKNRLPAAVNA